Proteins from a single region of Butyrivibrio fibrisolvens:
- a CDS encoding ABC transporter substrate-binding protein, with product MKKKIVATLLTAVMAASALAGCAQKVDPNADTAASKEANEESTQEENKEEAKEEKTEDAAPVEKTIESCEIEFWHGMSNTQEEVLTQLTDEFNSSNEYGITVTLVNQGSYGDLSQKLQAAAAADGLPDMAQAYNNWLNPYIDKVVDLTDFVENDFDNYDDIIEAYRNECSEFGFIHALPFNKSTYVMFYNKTVLDELGVEAPKTWEDLTTIGEAYVEKYGNPAWGVDDLAGFVEASLRQNGESYVDGTGALFDTDGGLETMTYIMDLYNNGYARLVGEDKYFSNVLSAQAMLGYIGSSTGASYITADGWELGVCPVPSNKESAAYCAGTNLVMFTQDANKQLAAFEYMKFLTSAESTTTWAIGTGYLPVRTSAYESAEYQEFMAGDVTATAAYEQSDAFFTSLAAYDASNDVRTAVAAKMEELILDETEPQDALDALVEEINAQF from the coding sequence ATGAAGAAGAAAATCGTTGCAACATTGCTTACAGCAGTGATGGCAGCAAGTGCTCTTGCAGGCTGTGCACAGAAGGTTGATCCTAATGCAGATACAGCAGCTTCTAAAGAAGCTAACGAAGAGTCAACTCAGGAAGAGAACAAGGAAGAAGCTAAGGAAGAGAAAACAGAAGATGCTGCTCCTGTAGAGAAGACAATCGAGTCTTGCGAGATCGAGTTCTGGCATGGAATGTCAAATACTCAGGAAGAAGTTCTTACTCAGCTTACAGATGAGTTCAATTCAAGCAATGAGTACGGAATCACAGTAACACTTGTTAACCAGGGTTCATATGGTGATCTTTCTCAGAAGCTTCAGGCAGCTGCAGCAGCTGACGGACTTCCAGATATGGCTCAGGCTTACAACAACTGGCTCAATCCTTACATTGACAAGGTTGTAGACCTTACAGATTTCGTAGAGAACGATTTCGATAACTATGATGATATCATTGAGGCTTATCGTAACGAGTGCAGCGAGTTCGGTTTCATTCACGCTCTTCCTTTCAATAAGTCAACATATGTAATGTTCTATAACAAGACAGTTCTTGATGAACTTGGAGTAGAGGCTCCTAAGACATGGGAAGACCTTACAACAATCGGTGAAGCTTATGTTGAGAAGTATGGCAACCCGGCATGGGGTGTTGATGACCTTGCAGGTTTCGTAGAAGCTTCTCTTCGTCAGAACGGTGAGAGCTATGTAGATGGTACAGGTGCTCTCTTTGATACTGATGGTGGTCTTGAGACAATGACATATATCATGGACCTTTACAACAACGGATATGCTCGTCTTGTTGGTGAAGACAAGTACTTCTCAAACGTACTTTCTGCACAGGCAATGCTTGGTTACATCGGTTCTTCAACAGGTGCTTCTTACATCACAGCTGATGGTTGGGAACTTGGTGTTTGCCCTGTTCCTTCAAACAAGGAAAGCGCTGCTTACTGCGCAGGTACAAACCTTGTAATGTTCACACAGGATGCTAACAAGCAGCTTGCTGCATTCGAGTACATGAAGTTCCTTACATCTGCAGAGTCTACAACAACATGGGCAATCGGAACAGGATACCTTCCTGTAAGAACATCTGCTTATGAGTCAGCAGAGTACCAGGAATTCATGGCTGGTGACGTAACAGCTACAGCTGCTTACGAGCAGTCAGATGCATTCTTCACATCACTTGCAGCTTACGATGCTTCTAACGATGTTAGAACAGCTGTAGCAGCTAAGATGGAAGAGCTTATCCTTGACGAGACAGAGCCTCAGGATGCTCTTGATGCTCTTGTAGAAGAGATCAATGCTCAGTTCTGA
- a CDS encoding carbohydrate ABC transporter permease, with protein MKSTRVSNIILDILKFTILILGAIITVMPFVWMILSSLKTASEITAIPPTFFPKDPQWSNYQEAWSRAPFLRYFVNTIIVAVCSTLGVLITTVLSAFAFSRLNFPGKKLVFSLLMATLMIPGEMLVITNYITVYNMKLEIGETRIMGIDSYGALIIPWIASVFYIYLLTQFFMQVPDAIYLAAKVDKCSDWKFMWKIMLPMNKQAVVTIGILNFISSWNAFMWPLLVTNDPNMRVLSNGLTQFQSEAGSDYQLIMAASCILVMPIIIIYLFLRKYIIEGVTRSGLKG; from the coding sequence ATGAAATCAACTAGAGTGTCCAATATTATTTTGGATATATTGAAATTTACAATTCTTATACTTGGCGCGATCATTACTGTGATGCCTTTTGTATGGATGATCTTATCATCACTTAAGACAGCATCAGAGATCACAGCTATACCGCCAACATTTTTCCCTAAGGATCCTCAGTGGAGCAACTATCAGGAGGCATGGAGCAGAGCTCCTTTCCTTAGATATTTTGTCAATACGATCATAGTTGCTGTATGTAGTACTCTTGGCGTTTTGATTACTACAGTTCTTTCAGCATTTGCATTTTCAAGACTTAACTTTCCGGGCAAGAAGCTTGTTTTCTCTCTTCTTATGGCTACACTTATGATTCCCGGCGAAATGCTTGTAATTACAAACTATATTACTGTTTACAACATGAAGCTTGAGATCGGTGAGACAAGGATCATGGGAATCGATTCCTATGGCGCTCTTATAATCCCGTGGATAGCAAGTGTATTCTATATTTATCTCTTAACACAGTTTTTCATGCAGGTTCCGGATGCTATCTATCTGGCAGCCAAGGTTGATAAATGTTCTGATTGGAAGTTCATGTGGAAGATCATGCTTCCTATGAACAAGCAGGCAGTAGTTACGATCGGTATTCTTAACTTTATCAGTAGCTGGAATGCTTTCATGTGGCCACTCCTTGTTACTAACGATCCTAACATGAGAGTATTGTCCAATGGACTTACTCAGTTCCAGTCTGAAGCAGGTTCTGATTATCAGCTTATCATGGCTGCTTCATGTATTCTGGTAATGCCGATCATCATCATATATCTTTTCCTTAGAAAATATATTATTGAGGGTGTTACAAGATCAGGTCTTAAAGGATAA